The genomic segment TACTCGGAGGCCGTGGTCAGCACCCCGAGCGTGAGGATGCAGACGCTGCCGATCATCAGCCCGAACATGCCCAGGCCCAGCGGGGACTCGCCGTTCAGTTCCATGTCCGTGGAGGCGGCGATCATGGCGAAGAGCAGACCGAGGCCGATCACCAGGACGACGAAGACGCCCAGCGTCCACATCGTCGAGCGGACCGACTTGATCTTCGTCCACTCGGAGGAGATCGCGTGCCCGAGGTGGGTGCGCACCACCGGGATCGGCGAGGTGTACGAAGTGCCCGGAGCCCCCTGCCAGTTGGGGGCGGGCGGCTGCTGGGCGAGGGGTGGCTGGGGCGTGCTCATCGGGCGTCCTCGGACTTCGTCAGGTCGGCGGCGGGCGCGGCCGCGGGGGCGGGCTGTGCGGGGGCCGGCGCGGCGGAGGGCTGCGCGGGGGCCTGGGGCGCGGCCTGGGCGTACGGGTTCGGCTGCGGCTGACCCGGAGCCGGAGCGGGCGCGGCGGCGGGCGCCGGAGCCCCGTACGGCCCGGCCGGCGGCGGACCCTGCGGCACGGGCTGGCCCTGCGGCGCGTACGGCTGGCCGCCCTGCTGCGGCGCCGGCGGGGCGTACCAGCCCGGCTGGCCCTGTCCGGGCACCGGCATGGGCGGCTGCGCGCCGGGCGGCAGGGGCTGCTGGAAACCGGCCTTCTGGTCGGTCGTCGAGCGGTAGTCGACGGCGCCCTGCGTCATCCGCATGTACGCCTCCTCCAGCGACGCCTGGTGCGGCGACAGCTCCCACAGGCGTACGTCGGCGCCGTGCGCGAGGTCGCTGATGCGGGGGAGCGGCAGACCCATGACGCGCAGCGCGCCGTCCTGCTCGGGCAGCACCTGGCCGCCCGCCTCGGTCAGCGCGGCCGTCAGCTTCTCGCGCTGCTGCGGCTCGGTGTCCGGTGTCCGGACCCGCGCGAAGTCGGCGGAGTTCGCCGAGATGAAGTCCTTGATGCTCATGTCGGAGAGCAGCTGCCCGCGCCCGATCACGATGAGGTGGTCGGCGGTCAGCGCCATCTCGCTCATCAGGTGCGAGGAGACGAAGACCGTACGGCCCTCGGCGGCGAGCGCCTTCATCAGGTTGCGGACCCAGAGGATGCCCTCGGGGTCGAGGCCGTTGACCGGCTCGTCGAAGAGCAGCACCTGGGGGTCGCCGAGCAGGGCGGCGGCGATGCCGAGCCGCTGGCCCATACCGAGCGAGAAGCCCTTGGAGCGCTTTTTGGCCACATCCTGGAGGCCGACGACGCCCAGCACCTCGTCCACCCGGCGGGCCGGGATGCCCGACAGCTGCGCCAGCGACAGCAGGTGGTTGCGGGCGTGCCGGCCACCGTGCACCGCCTTGGCGTCGAGGAGCGCACCGACCTGGCGGGCCGCGTTCGGCAGCTTGCGGTACGGATAGCCGCCGATCGTCACCTGCCCGGAGGTGGGATTGTCCAGGCCGAGGATCATGCGCATCGTCGTCGACTTGCCCGAGCCGTTGGGCCCCAGGAAGCCGGTGACGGCCCCCGGCCGCACCTGGAAGGAAAGGTTGTACACGGCCGTCTTGGCGCCATAGCGCTTCGTCAGGCCGACTGCCTCGATCATGCTCCGCACCCATCGAACGGTTGAGGACGTCTCAGGACGTCGGGGCACACGCCCCCGTAAGGGTTAGGAGCCTATCGGGGCGTTGACGGTTCCGCCCAAGAGGAAGTAAAACCACGCAGGTCACCGGGGCATCGGTTTGGCATGTACGTAACTGCTGGTCAGGCCTCTGGTCGTGGGCCACGACCATCTGCCACGTCCGCCCGGCACGGTCACGCGTCACGCTCCTTCAACATCAGACAGCCTCCGAGCAGGGCCGCCGCCACCCACAGCGCCATGATGGCGAGGCCGCCCCAGGGCCCGTACGGCGTGTCGTCGTCGACCGGGGTGACCACCTGCATGATCTTGCTGCCGGCCTGGTCGGGCAGATACCGGCCGATCTTCTCGGTGGCGTCGACATTGCCCAGGATGTTGGAGATCAGGAAGAAGAAGGGCATCAGGATGCCGAGCGACAGCATCGGGCTGCGCAGCATCGCGGCGACGCCCATCGAGAACATGGCGATGAGGGTCATGTAGAGCCCGCCCCCGAAGACCGCGCGCAGGACGCCCGGATCGCCGATCTCGGCCCGGTGCGAGCCGAGCATGGCCTGTCCCAGGAAGAAGGCCACGAAACTGGTCGCGAGGCCCACCACGAAGGCGAGGGCGGTGGCCACCGCGATCTTGCTGAAGAGGAAGGTGCCCCGCTGCGGCACGGCGGCCAGCGAGGTCCGGATCATGCCGGTGCTGTACTCGTTCGACACCACCAGCACCCCGAACACGATCATCGCCAGCTGTCCGAGGGTCATTCCCGCGAAGCTGATGAACGTCGGGTCGAACGAGAGCCGGTCCGCGCGGCTCAGACGGTCGAACTCGTGCTTCGACAACAGCGAGATCAGCACGCCCAGGGCGATCGTGACGACCCCGGCCAGTGACAGCGTCCACACCGTGGACGCCACCGAACGGATCTTGGTCCACTCCGAGCGGACGACCTGGGTGGCGGCCACGGTCAGCCCTCCCGCTTCGAGCCGCCGCCCCAGCCGGGGACGGGGGCCGGGTTCGCCACCGGCGTGCCGTCGTGCGCGTGGTACTCCACCGACTCGGCCGTCAGTCGCATGAACGCCTCCTCCAGCGAGGCCTGTTGGGGACTCAGCTCGTGCAGGACGATCTGATGCCGGGCCGCCAGCTCGCCGATCTGTTCCGGTTTCGCGCCGTCCGCCTCCAGCGCTCCGTCGCCCGTCTCCACGACCATGACGCCGATGGCGTGCAGTGAGTCGAGCAGCTGTTCCCGCTGCGGGGTGCGGATCCGTACGTACGACCGTGAGTTCTGCTGGATGAACTCCGCCATCGAGGTGTCGGCGAGCAGCCTGCCCTGCCCGATGACCACGAGATGGTCGGCGGTCAGCGCCATCTCGCTCATCAGATGCGACGACACGAAGACGGTCCGGCCCTGCGCCGCGAGGGACTTCATCAGATTCCGGATCCAGTGGATGCCTTCGGGATCGAGCCCGTTGACCGGCTCGTCGAACATGAGAATCCGTGGATCCCCGAGCAGCGCGCCGGCGATGCCGAGCCGCTGGCCCATGCCCAGGGAGAACCCCTTCGCCTTCTTCCCGGCGACCGACGTCAGTCCGACCGTGTCCAGCACCTCGTGCACCCGCGCCCTGGGGACGCCGTTGCTCTGCGCGAGACAGAGGAGGTGATGGAAGGCGCTCCGGCCGCCGTGCACGGCCTTGGCGTCCAACAGCGCGCCGATGTACGTGAGCGGGTCCCTGAGGCGGTCGTAATGCGTCCCGTCGATCCGTACGTCCCCCGCCGTCGGCCGGTCCAGCCCCAGAATCATCCGCATCGTCGTCGATTTCCCGGCCCCGTTCGGCCCGAGAAACCCGGTCACGATCCCGGGCCGCACAGCGAAGGTGAGGTTATTGACCGCGACCTTCTCGCCGTACCGCTTGGTCAGCCCGTCGAGCTCGATCATGCGGCCACGCTAGAACGGGCACCGGGTGCCTGCCACCGGAGTGCGCCGAGGCCACTCCGGCCCCGTCAGGGGCGCGGGAAACCGCGCCACCAGCCGCGTACTGGTGGCAGCCGCGATACGACGGGTACCCCCGAGCCCACCCCCGCCCCCGGAACACCGAAGGCCCGCGCCCCCCGAGGGGAGACGCGGGCCCTGCTTGCCTCTTCCGGCTGGTGCCGCCGTCCGGCAAAGGTGTTACCGGGACTGCTGCGCCGGAACCCCACGCGAGATCGGCTCGTCGTCCGTGACCGGCGTGCTGGCCGCGGCCACCGCGGCACCCGTGAGGGTCGCCAGCATTTCGCGCACGTTGGTGAGCTGGGCGTTGATCGAGTCGCGGCGGTTGGTGAGCGCGGCGAGCTCGCGCTCGGATTCCGAACGGATCCGGTCCGCCTTGGCGTTCGCGTCCGCGACGATGTCCTCGGCCTGACGCTGCGCGGTCTCCACCGTCTGGCGGGCGCGGCGCTCGGCGTCGGTGCGCAGCTTCTCGGCCTCCAGGCGGAGCTGCTCCGCGCGGTGCTCGATCTCCGCGAGACGCTTCTCGGCCTTCTGCTGACGCGACGCCAGGTCCCGCTCGGACTGCTCACGGCGCTTGGCGAGGTTCGTCTCGAAGTCGGCGGCGGCCTGCGCGGCCTTCGCGCGGGTCTCCTCGAAGAGGGCGTCCGCCTCCTCGCGCTTGGACTGCGCGTCCTTCTGCGCCTCCTGACGCAGCTGCGAGGCGTCGCTCTTGGCCTTCTCGACGATCCGGACGCCCTCGTCCTCCGCCTTGGCCTTGCGGTCCGCGGCGAACGACTCGGCGTCGTTGCGTACCTGCTGGGCCGCCGACTCGGCGAGCTCGCGGTGCTGCTCGGAAGCGCGACGGGCCTCCTCGCGCAGGTCCTTCGCCTCCTCCTCGGCGAGGCGGAGGATCTTCTCGACGCGTGCGCCGAGACCCGCGTACGACGGCTCCGCGTCGGTTACCTGGGCCTGGGCGTTCTGCGTTTCGAGGTGGAGCTCCTCGATGCGCTTTTCCAGAGCGGTGATGCGGGCGAGAGCGGAGTCACGGTCGGAGACGAGCTTGGAGATACGTTCGTCCACCTGAGCGCGGTCGTATCCACGCCGCACAAGCTCGAAGCCGTAGGGGGAAGTGTCGCTCATGGGGTTCCTGTCGAATGAGACCGGTGAGGTGATAGGTGGAATCCTAGGGGGCGAAGCGGCGTGTCATCGAGCAGATGCACGTTTGATCTGGAGAATGACACCCCTTTTGAGTGGCCGACCATCGGAATACTTGCCAGAAACTTTGCATAAAGGCCCTGGCAAGCACAGAACGAGCACAAATTGATCTCTTTAGCGCTGGGGCGGTGCGGGAAGATACCCGCAACGCTCCGGCACCGCTAGCCGTCTGACGGCTTACCACCCGAACGAGTCGCACCCGCCGCGGCACCCGTCTTGACTCCACCGTCCTTGCCACTCGACGGGGCCTCAAAAGACTCCAACGCCACCAGGACGTCCTGGACACGGGAAATCTCCGCATTGATGTCCTCGCGGCGCCGGACCAGCACCTCCAGCTCGCGCTTGCCCTCCTCGACCGTGCGGCGGGCCTCGCGGATCGCCTCGGCCTTCAGCTCCTCGGCCTCACGGACGAGCGTGGACTTCTTCTGCTCGGCCTCCTTCAGGAGACCCTCGGCCTTCTTCACCGCGGCGATACGGACCTTGCCCGCCTCGGAGTTCGCCTCGGAAACGATCTCCTTGGCCTTCGACGTCGCCTTCTCCAGCTGCTCCTCGGCGGCCTTGATGAGCGCGTCACAACGGTCGCCCGTCGATTTCATCGTCTCGGCGGCCTCGCGGCGGGCCCGCGTGTGCAGCGCCTCGATCTCGGCCGTGATGCGGTCGCGCAGCTCCTCCGCCCGCTCCCTGATGGCGGTCGCGTCCCGGCGCGCGCCGACCAGCAGCTCGTCGGCGTCCGTGCGGGCCTTCTCCACCGTGGAGTTCCCCTCGACGGTCGCCTCCGCGACCAGCCGGTCGGCCTCCTTGCGGGCCGCGCCGACCATGGAGTCGGCCTGCCCCTCGGCGTCCGCGGTGGTCTGCAGCGCCTGCGTCTGCGCCTCGGTGAGCAGCTTGTCGGCCTCGGCCGCCGTCTCCGAGATGAGCTTGTCGACCTGCTCGGCCGCCTCGGAGCGCCGCTTGTTGGCGTCCTTGCGGGCCTCGTCGAGGGTGTTGTCGGCCTCCTCGCGGGCGTGCGCCATGAGCCGGTCGGCCTCCGCCTCCGCCTCGGCCCGCGCGCGCTCGGCGTCGGCCCGTACCCGCTCGGCGTGCTGCCGCGCGGAGCCCACCGTCTCGGCGGCCTCGGCCCGCAGCCGCTCGGCCTCGTCGGTGGCCTCGCCGATCAACCGGTCGGCCTTGGCGACGGACTCGGCCCGTACCCGCTCGGCCTCCTCGTTGGTCTCCCGCGTCAGCCGCTCCGCCTCGGCCGTCACCTCGGTGATGAGGGTGTCCGCCTGGGTGGCCGCGTCCGAACGGATGCGGTTGGCGTCCTCGCGTGCCTCCGCCCGGGTGCGCGAGGCGTCCTGGTCGGCCCGCGCGACGGTGTCCGAGGCCTCCGTGCGGACCCGCTGGGCGTGCTCGGAGGCGTCCGAACGCACCCGCTCCGCGTCGGTGATGGCCTCCGCGACCGTGCGCTCGGCGAGCGCCTTGGCGGCGTCCGTCTCGTCCCGTGCCTCACGGCGGAGCCGGTTGGCGTCCTCGGTGGCTCGCTCCCGCTCCGCGTAGGCGTCGGCGCGGACCCGGTCGGACTCCTCCTCGGCCTCCCTGCGCATCCGGTCCGCCACGTGCTCGGCCGTGTTGCGCAGCCCGGCGATCTCCTCCTGGGCCTGCTCGTGCAGCCCGGCGACGGACTCCCGCACCTGCTGGGCGTGCTGCTCGGCCGCCGACACCATCTCGCCGGCGCGCCGCTCGGACTCCTCGACCAGTCGTACGGCCTCGGCCTGGGCCTCCTCCACGCGCTTGCGCGCCGAGGCCAGCAGCTCCTCGCTCTGCTCGCGGGCCCGCCGGCGCTCCTGGTCGGCCTCCTGCCGGGCCGCGCCGAGCAGTTCCTCGGCCTCGCGGCGGCGCCGGGTGGCCTCCTCCTGCGCGGCGGCCAGCGTCTCCGAGGCCTCCGTGGCGAGCCGCTCGGCGGCGGCCTGCGCCTCCGCCCGTACCCGGTCGGCGGTGTCCTGCGCCTCGGACTT from the Streptomyces sp. NBC_00310 genome contains:
- a CDS encoding ABC transporter ATP-binding protein; this translates as MIELDGLTKRYGEKVAVNNLTFAVRPGIVTGFLGPNGAGKSTTMRMILGLDRPTAGDVRIDGTHYDRLRDPLTYIGALLDAKAVHGGRSAFHHLLCLAQSNGVPRARVHEVLDTVGLTSVAGKKAKGFSLGMGQRLGIAGALLGDPRILMFDEPVNGLDPEGIHWIRNLMKSLAAQGRTVFVSSHLMSEMALTADHLVVIGQGRLLADTSMAEFIQQNSRSYVRIRTPQREQLLDSLHAIGVMVVETGDGALEADGAKPEQIGELAARHQIVLHELSPQQASLEEAFMRLTAESVEYHAHDGTPVANPAPVPGWGGGSKREG
- a CDS encoding ABC transporter ATP-binding protein, with translation MIEAVGLTKRYGAKTAVYNLSFQVRPGAVTGFLGPNGSGKSTTMRMILGLDNPTSGQVTIGGYPYRKLPNAARQVGALLDAKAVHGGRHARNHLLSLAQLSGIPARRVDEVLGVVGLQDVAKKRSKGFSLGMGQRLGIAAALLGDPQVLLFDEPVNGLDPEGILWVRNLMKALAAEGRTVFVSSHLMSEMALTADHLIVIGRGQLLSDMSIKDFISANSADFARVRTPDTEPQQREKLTAALTEAGGQVLPEQDGALRVMGLPLPRISDLAHGADVRLWELSPHQASLEEAYMRMTQGAVDYRSTTDQKAGFQQPLPPGAQPPMPVPGQGQPGWYAPPAPQQGGQPYAPQGQPVPQGPPPAGPYGAPAPAAAPAPAPGQPQPNPYAQAAPQAPAQPSAAPAPAQPAPAAAPAADLTKSEDAR
- a CDS encoding cellulose-binding protein → MSDTSPYGFELVRRGYDRAQVDERISKLVSDRDSALARITALEKRIEELHLETQNAQAQVTDAEPSYAGLGARVEKILRLAEEEAKDLREEARRASEQHRELAESAAQQVRNDAESFAADRKAKAEDEGVRIVEKAKSDASQLRQEAQKDAQSKREEADALFEETRAKAAQAAADFETNLAKRREQSERDLASRQQKAEKRLAEIEHRAEQLRLEAEKLRTDAERRARQTVETAQRQAEDIVADANAKADRIRSESERELAALTNRRDSINAQLTNVREMLATLTGAAVAAASTPVTDDEPISRGVPAQQSR
- a CDS encoding ABC transporter permease, producing the protein MAATQVVRSEWTKIRSVASTVWTLSLAGVVTIALGVLISLLSKHEFDRLSRADRLSFDPTFISFAGMTLGQLAMIVFGVLVVSNEYSTGMIRTSLAAVPQRGTFLFSKIAVATALAFVVGLATSFVAFFLGQAMLGSHRAEIGDPGVLRAVFGGGLYMTLIAMFSMGVAAMLRSPMLSLGILMPFFFLISNILGNVDATEKIGRYLPDQAGSKIMQVVTPVDDDTPYGPWGGLAIMALWVAAALLGGCLMLKERDA